The following are encoded together in the Astyanax mexicanus isolate ESR-SI-001 chromosome 8, AstMex3_surface, whole genome shotgun sequence genome:
- the LOC125803962 gene encoding zinc-binding protein A33-like, with translation MRITFTSYSNCSDFSVEPHLSEETVRKNLSQLQSLNEKLTKTLQKIRPEPDLEELKRIYQHKDVTLDPDTAHPNLILSDDGKQVRYGDKKQKRPDNPKRFDKYIDVLGQEGFSGRFYYEVQVRGKIEWSLGVVKESVDRKGEIILAPQNGFWILIMRNGNKYTACAEHPDSLTLREKPQKVGVFVDYEEGQVSFYDVEARSHIYSYNGQSFTGNLYPFFSPGLNDEGKNSAALIITPVSNTE, from the exons ATGAGGATCACCTTCACCTCCTACAG CAACTGCAGTGATTTCAGTGTTGAACCTCATTTGAGTGAAGAGACTGTGAGGAAAAATCTGTCTCAACTTCAGAGTCTGAATGaaaaactcactaaaactctTCAAAAGATCAGACCAGAACCAG ACTTAGAAGAACTGAAGAGGATTTATCAGCATAAAG ATGTGACTCTGGATCCTGATACAGCTCATCCCAATCTTATCCTGTCTGATGATGGAAAACAAGTAAGATATGGAGACAAAAAACAGAAACGCCCTGATAATCCAAAGAGATTTGATAAATACATTGATGTTCTGGGACAGGAGGGATTCTCAGGGAGATTTTACTATGAGGTGCAGGTCAGGGGAAAGATTGAGTGGAGTTTAGGAGTGGTGAAAGAGTCCGTTGACAGGAAGGGGGAGATTATACTGGCCCCACAGAATGGATTCTGGATTTTAATTATGAGGAATGGAAATAAATATACAGCTTGTGCAGAACACCCCGACTCCCTTACCCTGAGAGAGAAGCCccagaaggtgggggtgtttgtggattatgaggagggtcAGGTCTCCTTTTATGATGTGGAGGCCAGGTCTCATATCTACTCTTACAACGGTCAGTCTTTCACTGGGAATCTCTATCCATTCTTTAGCCCTGGTCTTAATGATGAAGGTAAAAACTCAGCGGCACTGATCATCACACCCGTAtcaaacactgaataa
- the LOC111194324 gene encoding E3 ubiquitin-protein ligase TRIM39 isoform X5: protein MAECSATLQQRETSEKTDEPDNVSETNSGAGAGAAEETGAAVASPGSSSEDEVRDEQRQDLDEPGVPCDICTGEKAQISCLDCGLTYCKSHFEPHYNVQKLKKHKLINPVKNLEDYICQKHKKPLELFCKDDQAHLCQFCMELEHTTHNVVHINKTQAQIKDMIQEREDKIKNITHTVERRKGNGEQVILDSVKVFNALMDLFNKSQNKLYEELNEKKRAAEMEGKETIKDLEQEITELKRRDTELEQLLHTADQPTPLQLYTFLSPSLTTNCSDICVDSYVSVETVRKALSQLQRSLNEEFTKTVKEIRQPMVSEELKRIHQHKVNVTLDPDTANPFLILSKDGKQVSCGDKKQNRFPFCCDNPKRFDKYIDVLGKKGFSSGRFYFEVQVSGKTDWSLGVVKESVNRKEEIDVKPQNGFWTLILRNGNEYTACAEHPVSLPLRGKPQKVGVFVDYEEGLVSFYDVEARSHIYSYTGQSFTGNLYPLFSPGLNDEGKNSAALIITPVSNTE, encoded by the exons ATGGCAGAATGTTCAGCAACCCTACAACAAAGAGAAACCAGTGAGAAAACTGATGAACCAGATAACG TTTCAGAAACAAACAGTGGTGCTGGAGCAGGAGCAGCAGAAGAAACAGGAGCAGCAGTGGCCAGTCCTGGCAGCTCTTCTGAAGATGAGGTTAGAGATGAGCAAAGACAAG ATCTAGATGAACCTGGGGTTCCCTGTGATATTTGCACTGGAGAAAAAGCCCAGATATCCTGTCTGGATTGTGGTCTGACTTACTGTAAATCTCATTTTGAGCCTCATTATAATGTTCAGAAACTTAAAAAACACAAGCTGATAAACCCAGTGAAGAACCTGGAGGATTACATCTGCCAGAAGCACAAGAAACCCCTGGAGCTGTTCTGTAAAGATGATCAGGCACATCTGTGCCAATTCTGCATGGAGCTCGAGCACACAACTCACAATGTTGTTCATATAAATAAG ACACAGGCACAGATAAAGGACATGATCCAAGAGAGAGAGGATAAGATCAAAAATATCACACACACTGTAGAGCGCAGAAAA GGAAACGGAGAGCAGGTGATTTTAGACAGTGTTAAAGTCTTCAATGCTTTGATGGACTTGTTTAATAAAAGCCAGAATAAGCTGTATGAGGAGTTGAATGAGAAGAAAAGAGCAGCAGAGATGGAGGGTAAAGAGACCATTAAAGATctggagcaggaaatcactgagctaaagaggagagacactgagctggagcagctctTACACACTGCGGACCAACCCACCCCCTTACAG CTTTACACATTCCTGAGCCCCTCACTCACCACCAACTGCAGTGATATCTGTGTTGACTCTTATGTGAGTGTAGAGACTGTGAGGAAAGCTCTGTCTCAACTTCAGAGGAGTCTGAATGAAGAATTCACTAAAACTGTTAAAGAGATCAGACAACCAA TGGTCTCAGAAGAACTGAAGAGGATTCATCAGCATAAAG TGAATGTGACTCTGGATCCTGATACAGCTAATCCTTTTCTTATCCTGTCTAAAGACGGAAAACAAGTGAGCTGTGGAGACAAAAAACAGAACCGTTTTCCGTTCTGTTGTGACAACCCAAAGAGATTTGATAAATACATTGATGTTCTGGGAAAGAAGGGATTCTCCTCAGGGAGATTTTACTTTGAGGTGCAGGTCAGCGGGAAGACTGATTGGAGTTTAGGAGTGGTGAAAGAGTCCGTTAACAGGAAGGAGGAGATTGATGTGAAACCACAGAATGGATTCTGGACTTTAATTCTGAGGAATGGGAATGAATATACAGCTTGTGCAGAACACCCCGTCTCCCTCCCCCTGAGAGGGAAGCCccagaaggtgggggtgtttgtggattatgaggagggtctggtctCCTTTTATGATGTGGAGGCCAGGTCTCATATCTACTCTTACACCGGTCAGTCTTTCACTGGGAATCTCTATCCATTGTTTAGCCCTGGTCTTAATGATGAAGGTAAAAACTCAGCTGCACTGATCATCACACCCGTAtcaaacactgaataa